Proteins co-encoded in one Chroococcidiopsis sp. TS-821 genomic window:
- a CDS encoding ABC transporter ATP-binding protein codes for MTQISLETHTTQAGDRSKQPKLEVSNLSKSFPTQGKSLAVLQNINFQLYESEFVCVVGASGCGKSTLINIIAGLTQPTSGEVKVDGEIVLGPGPDRGMVFQNYTLYPWLTVAGNIGFGSRLRSLSAKQRNERIAYFLDVVGLTRFAKAYPKQLSGGMKQRVAIARALANEPDVLLMDEPFGALDAQTKEQMQQFLLDLWRQTRTTICTITHDVEEAVFLSQRVFVMSAHPGEIKQEIIVDLPQNRDVEIKLTAEFTAIKREVMHCLRSC; via the coding sequence ATGACTCAAATTTCGCTAGAAACTCATACAACACAAGCTGGCGATCGCAGCAAACAACCAAAATTAGAAGTGAGTAATTTAAGCAAAAGCTTCCCTACTCAAGGTAAATCGCTCGCAGTTTTACAAAACATTAATTTTCAGTTGTACGAAAGCGAGTTTGTTTGTGTTGTTGGGGCTTCTGGTTGCGGTAAATCAACATTAATTAATATTATTGCCGGATTAACGCAACCAACTTCAGGCGAAGTCAAAGTTGATGGTGAAATTGTGCTTGGTCCAGGACCCGATCGCGGTATGGTATTTCAAAATTATACTTTGTACCCTTGGCTAACTGTCGCTGGCAATATTGGCTTTGGTTCGCGACTGCGATCGCTGAGTGCAAAACAACGCAATGAACGCATCGCTTACTTTTTAGACGTTGTCGGATTAACTCGATTTGCCAAAGCGTATCCTAAGCAGTTATCAGGAGGAATGAAACAACGAGTAGCGATCGCCCGTGCTTTAGCAAATGAACCAGATGTATTATTAATGGATGAGCCTTTTGGTGCATTGGATGCTCAAACAAAAGAGCAAATGCAGCAATTTTTACTCGATTTGTGGCGACAAACACGGACGACAATTTGCACGATCACGCACGATGTTGAAGAAGCTGTCTTTTTATCGCAGCGCGTGTTTGTCATGAGTGCGCATCCAGGAGAAATCAAACAAGAGATTATTGTCGATCTACCACAAAATCGCGATGTTGAAATCAAGTTAACTGCTGAATTCACCGCCATCAAACGCGAAGTGATGCACTGTTTGCGCAGTTGTTAA
- a CDS encoding ABC transporter permease, with translation MTQVFPQPRKRYLPPSTFWSLRQGFPQWLRLLLSAIALAIPLLLWALISYSGLTTPVFLPTPTAVIDAGIRMFTEEDLHLDIIASSLRVAAGFLVAALVGVPIGILMGTFYSMESLFSPIVGTVRYMPVVAFVPLIIIWVGLGEAAKVLIIFLGVVLYNAMMVADAVKFIPNEMLNVAYTLGSNRREVLFRVIIPATFPSVLDTLRVNISGAWNYLVIAELIASQNGLGYRIVQSQRFLQTDKVLFAIAVIGVIGLLIDYSLKLLSKALTPWADQTRS, from the coding sequence ATGACTCAAGTATTTCCCCAACCGCGTAAAAGATATCTTCCCCCTTCAACATTTTGGAGTTTGCGGCAAGGATTTCCGCAATGGTTGCGTCTTTTGCTATCAGCGATCGCCTTGGCTATACCCTTATTATTATGGGCATTAATTAGCTACAGCGGATTAACAACTCCTGTTTTTTTACCAACACCTACAGCGGTAATTGATGCAGGAATTCGGATGTTTACCGAAGAAGATTTACACTTAGATATTATTGCAAGTAGTTTGCGCGTTGCAGCGGGGTTTCTAGTTGCGGCGCTTGTTGGCGTACCTATTGGAATTTTAATGGGAACTTTCTATAGCATGGAAAGTTTATTTAGTCCAATTGTTGGTACAGTTCGTTATATGCCAGTTGTCGCGTTTGTACCTTTAATTATTATTTGGGTTGGTTTAGGTGAAGCGGCAAAAGTTTTGATTATATTTTTGGGAGTTGTTCTTTACAACGCAATGATGGTTGCGGATGCGGTGAAGTTTATTCCGAATGAAATGCTTAATGTGGCTTATACTTTAGGTTCTAATCGTCGAGAAGTGTTATTTCGCGTTATCATTCCTGCTACGTTTCCGAGTGTTTTAGATACATTGCGCGTTAATATTTCGGGAGCGTGGAATTATTTAGTCATTGCTGAATTAATTGCCTCGCAAAATGGCTTGGGATATCGCATTGTGCAATCACAGCGGTTTTTGCAAACTGACAAAGTTTTATTTGCGATCGCAGTTATCGGAGTCATCGGTTTACTCATTGATTACAGCTTGAAATTACTTTCTAAAGCTTTAACACCTTGGGCAGATCAAACGCGTAGCTAA
- a CDS encoding nickel/cobalt transporter: protein MKTKWHKFKFGIILVSLLLVLLPTASRAHWTDVAVAEIVVGETQTQVTLTLPTGLVTMADDNQDGQLSTAEVHTHQAKLEKFLGNRFRLTNANHQQGILTVAPLATKIPSIQATATTHTTLQLTYNWTSPVQGLKIDYNLFLPEAPEARCFATIFNAGQTQNYIFSPDNRQLSLMPSVIPLKGSFLAAIAGAIVWGAMHAMSPGHGKTIVGAYLMGSRATVYHAIFLGLTTTITHTIGVFALGLASLFASRLIAPDLLYPWLSLLSGLMVVFIGINLFWHRLRHVQQQRSPAHTHKHHHHSHLPTTASLHWRSLFALGISGGLVPCPAALVLLLSAIALGHISWGLVLVLAFSLGLAGVLTALGLLLIYAQGLFKKLPTQVGLLKILPVVSAATIAIIGLGITTQALIQLEVVI from the coding sequence ATGAAGACTAAGTGGCATAAATTCAAGTTTGGCATCATCCTAGTTTCACTATTGCTTGTCTTGCTACCAACTGCTAGCCGCGCGCATTGGACTGATGTTGCTGTTGCAGAAATTGTTGTGGGCGAAACGCAAACGCAAGTAACGCTGACGTTGCCTACTGGTTTGGTGACAATGGCAGATGATAATCAGGATGGACAACTATCGACTGCGGAAGTTCATACGCATCAAGCAAAACTAGAAAAGTTTCTGGGAAATCGCTTTCGTTTGACGAACGCCAATCATCAGCAAGGAATTCTTACCGTTGCACCTTTGGCAACAAAAATACCGTCAATCCAAGCTACCGCAACAACTCACACTACTTTGCAACTGACCTACAATTGGACTTCTCCAGTACAAGGGCTAAAAATTGACTACAATTTGTTTCTACCAGAAGCACCTGAAGCGCGGTGTTTTGCCACTATCTTCAACGCTGGGCAAACGCAAAACTATATATTTAGTCCAGACAATCGTCAGCTATCACTGATGCCATCAGTTATACCGCTTAAGGGGTCATTTTTGGCGGCGATCGCCGGTGCAATCGTTTGGGGTGCGATGCACGCCATGTCTCCTGGGCATGGTAAGACTATCGTTGGTGCGTACCTCATGGGTTCCCGTGCTACTGTTTATCATGCAATATTCTTAGGGCTAACAACAACAATTACGCATACGATTGGTGTTTTTGCGTTAGGGCTAGCGTCGCTATTCGCCTCGCGCTTGATTGCACCTGACCTGCTTTACCCTTGGCTCAGTCTTTTATCAGGTTTAATGGTAGTCTTCATTGGTATAAATTTATTCTGGCATCGGTTGCGGCACGTGCAGCAGCAGCGATCGCCTGCGCATACTCACAAACACCACCATCATTCGCACTTACCGACTACCGCATCGCTTCACTGGCGCAGTCTATTTGCGCTAGGAATTTCTGGCGGACTTGTTCCGTGTCCGGCAGCGTTAGTATTACTATTAAGTGCGATCGCACTCGGTCACATCAGTTGGGGGTTAGTTTTAGTCTTAGCGTTTAGTTTGGGTTTAGCAGGGGTTCTCACAGCTTTAGGCTTACTTCTTATTTATGCCCAAGGTTTATTTAAAAAGCTACCTACACAAGTAGGATTGTTAAAAATATTACCTGTTGTGAGCGCTGCCACGATCGCGATTATAGGTTTAGGGATAACAACGCAAGCCCTCATTCAACTTGAAGTTGTGATTTAG
- a CDS encoding tetratricopeptide repeat protein → MTTIVLVTIFFKRLWIGMTPHNSHLTAPYRYPFRQSLEKETNTTTLVQQEIAFYQERVRQDPQGGLNLTSLARAYLKMGRATGEGSWYLLAEQAAGRSLTHLPFNNEGAILVLARVAEARHDFSGAIRLAQQVLNSQAHNEDALAIMVTSHLAIGKVAQASRAADTLVEQMPSLGSLALQALVKVAQGKDQEAIQAFQAALAAEEPGEKASSAWVRTLLGRFYLQRGQLALAEDLYQEALQILPGYSFALVQLGELKTRQGDYNNAANYYNQITAYSREAATVFDRVVERSKARLMLLQGRQNEAIALFWHQAEILLRQQNASGHHDGAFGHRRELAQLLLERGRNEDLPEALSLMQTELSLRRDPQTLDTFAWALSRSGRWREAQAAIQEALKSGVRDPVLFYRAGEIAKAQGKQSQAIAYFQLAQEIDPTFNEQARRALGMGL, encoded by the coding sequence ATGACAACTATTGTGTTAGTGACAATCTTTTTTAAGCGCCTGTGGATAGGGATGACGCCGCACAATTCTCATCTTACTGCTCCTTATCGTTATCCCTTTAGGCAGTCCTTAGAAAAAGAGACGAATACAACAACTCTTGTGCAGCAGGAAATTGCTTTTTATCAAGAACGAGTTCGTCAAGACCCTCAAGGCGGTTTGAACTTAACTTCACTTGCGCGCGCTTATCTCAAAATGGGGCGTGCAACAGGAGAAGGTAGCTGGTATTTACTTGCAGAGCAAGCCGCAGGGCGATCGCTAACGCATTTACCCTTCAACAACGAAGGTGCAATTTTAGTCTTAGCGCGGGTAGCAGAAGCGCGTCATGATTTTTCTGGTGCGATTCGTCTTGCGCAACAAGTGCTGAATTCGCAAGCGCATAACGAAGATGCGTTAGCAATTATGGTGACATCGCATTTGGCAATCGGAAAAGTTGCACAAGCCAGTCGCGCTGCTGATACCTTAGTCGAGCAAATGCCCAGTTTAGGAAGTTTAGCATTGCAAGCTTTGGTTAAAGTTGCACAAGGAAAAGACCAAGAAGCCATACAAGCTTTTCAAGCTGCTTTAGCTGCTGAGGAACCAGGAGAAAAAGCCAGTTCAGCATGGGTACGAACATTGTTAGGGCGATTTTATTTGCAACGCGGACAACTCGCACTCGCAGAGGATCTGTATCAGGAAGCTTTGCAAATCTTACCTGGGTATTCTTTCGCACTCGTACAACTTGGCGAACTGAAAACAAGACAAGGAGACTACAACAATGCTGCAAACTATTACAACCAAATCACTGCATATTCGCGTGAAGCAGCAACGGTGTTCGATCGCGTTGTTGAACGGAGTAAAGCTAGACTCATGCTACTACAAGGTAGACAAAATGAAGCGATCGCACTTTTTTGGCACCAAGCGGAAATTTTATTACGTCAACAAAATGCTAGCGGACATCACGACGGTGCGTTTGGACATCGACGCGAATTAGCACAACTATTACTCGAACGCGGGCGAAACGAGGATTTACCAGAAGCATTGTCATTGATGCAAACTGAACTGAGTCTGCGCCGCGATCCTCAAACTCTCGATACTTTTGCGTGGGCGCTATCGCGTTCGGGGCGCTGGCGGGAAGCACAAGCAGCAATCCAAGAAGCACTAAAATCGGGCGTTCGCGATCCCGTACTCTTTTATAGAGCCGGTGAAATCGCCAAAGCACAAGGCAAACAATCACAGGCGATCGCTTACTTTCAACTGGCGCAAGAAATTGACCCAACTTTTAACGAACAAGCACGCCGCGCCCTGGGAATGGGTTTGTAA
- a CDS encoding DUF4331 domain-containing protein, with protein sequence MSLVGLVTFVPQYIEASDHDDGEVDTKGRNVNLTDLYVFREQDQNPTTGPNNLIFVMNTNPRSLARQQYFFSNTARYEFKVTRVTDRNATPTGIPNLILRFEFDAPNAFNQQPFKLTAIAGNGNVLGVARGKTTHLNPNPAAPPIINNLALGGSQLTVFAGLREDPFFFDVEQFFRVRAGALGIGPAVGFRPANTALDFAKGYNVNAIVVRVPINFLRGSTSATTFDVWQTISVRDPRSGQFKQFERLAQPGINEGLVVTNDFLNAFNSIPPSQDLSPSTALVRREARNTLLALGNSSVQADALLAAFLPDVMRIDTTIPSGYASAVNTQKRPIAGRKLLDDVIDTTLSVLTNKAVTTDNVSYAGTPGNPAQGHKPLVNQFPYLARQN encoded by the coding sequence TTGAGCCTAGTAGGTTTAGTGACGTTTGTTCCACAGTACATCGAAGCATCAGACCATGACGATGGCGAAGTCGATACTAAAGGTCGCAACGTTAATTTGACTGATTTGTATGTATTCCGAGAACAAGACCAAAACCCTACTACTGGTCCAAATAATTTGATCTTCGTGATGAACACTAATCCGCGATCGCTTGCGCGTCAGCAGTATTTTTTCAGCAACACTGCGCGATATGAATTCAAAGTGACGCGCGTTACTGATAGAAACGCAACTCCGACGGGGATACCTAACCTCATTCTTCGCTTTGAATTTGATGCACCTAATGCTTTCAACCAACAACCTTTCAAACTGACGGCGATCGCTGGTAATGGTAACGTCCTCGGAGTCGCCAGAGGAAAAACGACGCATCTCAACCCTAACCCCGCCGCGCCGCCAATTATTAACAATCTGGCGCTGGGTGGGTCGCAACTTACGGTATTTGCGGGATTGCGTGAAGATCCCTTCTTTTTTGATGTCGAGCAATTCTTTCGCGTCCGTGCAGGCGCTTTGGGAATAGGACCTGCGGTAGGTTTTCGCCCTGCTAATACAGCATTGGATTTTGCCAAAGGATACAACGTCAATGCGATCGTTGTGCGAGTTCCTATTAATTTCTTGCGCGGTTCTACTTCTGCAACGACGTTCGATGTTTGGCAAACAATCTCGGTTAGAGATCCCCGTAGCGGTCAGTTTAAACAATTTGAGCGGCTAGCACAACCAGGAATTAATGAAGGTTTGGTTGTTACCAACGATTTTTTAAATGCCTTTAACAGTATTCCGCCCAGTCAAGATTTAAGTCCTAGTACTGCACTTGTCCGGCGGGAAGCCAGAAACACGCTGCTGGCGCTTGGCAATTCTTCAGTACAGGCGGATGCTCTACTTGCTGCCTTTTTACCTGATGTGATGCGAATTGATACAACTATACCAAGTGGTTATGCAAGTGCTGTCAATACTCAGAAAAGACCAATTGCTGGACGTAAGCTACTTGATGATGTCATTGATACAACCTTGAGTGTACTCACCAATAAAGCGGTAACAACTGATAACGTGTCGTATGCTGGTACTCCTGGAAATCCTGCACAAGGTCACAAACCTTTAGTGAACCAGTTTCCTTACTTGGCACGACAAAACTAA
- a CDS encoding DUF4394 domain-containing protein codes for MMQLSLSKIVTAIAVATSLSLVHTQSHATPAFTIIGLTSNNVLVRFGSEQPTRIVVSGIDGNLQCIDFRPANGLLYGLTDTDKIYTINPKTGSAKLQKTLSTSFNGGFQSGCDFNPVLDRLRVVGSNQQNFSVNVDDGTATSQTALAYIAGDPNFGIEPNITAGAYTNSRIGASTPASTQLFDIDYDRDVLVLQDPPNGTLTTVGALGVNFAPIAGMDILTDTNGRNFAFAISGSTLYSINLSTGAAAKLGNFPTRGGFVGLAVNLRRR; via the coding sequence ATGATGCAACTTAGCTTGAGCAAAATTGTCACTGCGATCGCTGTAGCGACTAGCTTGTCACTCGTACATACCCAAAGCCATGCAACTCCAGCATTTACAATTATTGGCTTAACCTCGAATAATGTTTTAGTTCGCTTTGGTTCAGAGCAGCCGACGCGGATTGTAGTCAGCGGTATTGATGGTAACTTACAGTGTATCGACTTTCGTCCCGCTAACGGATTGCTGTATGGTTTGACAGATACTGACAAAATATACACTATCAACCCCAAGACGGGTAGTGCAAAGTTGCAAAAAACTCTCTCGACTAGCTTCAATGGTGGATTTCAGTCGGGGTGTGATTTCAATCCGGTTTTAGATCGTCTGCGCGTTGTTGGTAGCAATCAACAAAATTTCTCTGTCAATGTCGATGACGGTACCGCGACATCTCAAACAGCCTTAGCCTACATTGCTGGAGACCCCAACTTTGGGATAGAACCTAATATTACCGCAGGTGCCTACACAAATTCTCGTATAGGAGCATCTACACCTGCTTCTACGCAGCTTTTCGACATTGACTACGATCGCGATGTTTTAGTATTGCAAGATCCACCCAACGGAACTTTAACGACAGTAGGTGCGCTTGGCGTTAACTTTGCCCCGATCGCAGGAATGGACATCTTGACTGATACCAATGGCAGAAATTTTGCCTTTGCCATTTCTGGCTCAACATTGTACAGCATTAACTTATCCACGGGCGCGGCGGCTAAATTAGGCAATTTTCCAACGAGAGGTGGCTTTGTTGGTTTAGCGGTCAACCTTCGCAGACGTTAG
- a CDS encoding sigma-70 family RNA polymerase sigma factor — MLLPVDDQSAKDEEAALLAKIAQQDQTALAKLYDRYAQVLYAVAFKIVGTVEEAEEVVLDVFHQVWKTAQRYDVKRGRVDTWLFMLTRSRSLDRLRALERIAQAAALTKTLPTQPLTIDPEEDVLIGERRARVLAALSQIPPAQRQVLEMAYYKGLTHVEIAAQTGERLGTVKTRIRLGLSKLRQILGTWE, encoded by the coding sequence ATGTTATTACCCGTGGATGACCAATCGGCAAAAGATGAAGAAGCAGCGCTGCTTGCCAAAATTGCGCAGCAAGATCAAACTGCACTCGCTAAACTTTACGATCGCTACGCCCAAGTTCTCTATGCAGTCGCTTTTAAGATTGTGGGTACTGTCGAGGAGGCTGAAGAAGTTGTGCTTGATGTTTTTCACCAAGTATGGAAAACAGCCCAACGCTATGATGTTAAACGCGGGCGAGTTGATACTTGGCTTTTTATGCTAACTCGCAGTCGATCGCTCGATCGATTACGTGCTTTAGAGCGAATCGCACAAGCTGCTGCATTGACTAAAACACTACCAACTCAACCTCTAACGATTGATCCAGAGGAGGATGTTCTGATTGGCGAACGTCGCGCTAGAGTATTAGCGGCTTTGAGCCAGATTCCACCAGCACAAAGACAAGTGCTTGAAATGGCTTACTACAAGGGACTCACGCATGTAGAGATTGCTGCACAAACTGGCGAACGTCTTGGTACGGTTAAAACCCGCATTCGCCTAGGATTAAGTAAATTACGTCAGATCCTCGGCACCTGGGAATAG
- a CDS encoding cupin domain-containing protein — MNHDDLNELAALSAFELLGESECGVLEDAIAQSPELGEKLTQLQDAAAAIGYSAPIVPMASDLKERLFQRIATAVENTEDVATSPDLAHLTQQASRVTWQPYSLPGVIVGTLHIDTNRREIACFLRAEAGVQFPYHSHAGNEEIVVLEGDLIIGDRVYRTGECILSHRGSAHKPKTSGGCLLFLRTSLDDRILS; from the coding sequence ATGAACCACGACGATTTGAATGAACTTGCAGCTTTATCCGCATTCGAACTTTTAGGCGAATCTGAGTGCGGTGTACTTGAAGATGCGATCGCGCAATCTCCAGAACTGGGAGAGAAGTTAACTCAATTACAGGACGCCGCCGCAGCGATCGGCTATAGCGCCCCGATTGTACCGATGGCTTCTGATCTCAAAGAACGTCTATTTCAACGTATTGCAACAGCAGTTGAGAATACTGAAGATGTAGCCACTTCACCTGATTTAGCACATTTAACGCAACAAGCAAGCCGCGTAACTTGGCAACCTTACTCGCTACCTGGCGTTATCGTTGGTACACTCCACATTGACACAAATCGCAGAGAAATTGCGTGTTTTCTTCGCGCTGAAGCTGGCGTGCAATTTCCTTATCACTCTCATGCTGGAAATGAAGAAATTGTCGTGTTAGAAGGCGATCTTATTATTGGCGATCGCGTCTATCGAACTGGTGAGTGTATTTTGTCACATAGAGGTTCGGCGCATAAACCAAAAACCTCTGGTGGTTGCTTACTTTTCTTGCGTACTTCGCTAGACGATCGGATTTTATCCTAA
- a CDS encoding cysteine hydrolase family protein has translation MKINLAKTALICVDMQAGVFTGEGNLPHVGTAEVLPKAKKVLAAAREAKLPIIHFQEVHRKEMVDFGRELDGAEPVHCLETWASTNYYWELAPIDGEFAIAKRRYSCFFGTDLEILLRGLKVDTVVLMGTMTNVCVHYTAVDAHQRDYHFHVIEDCCAGSDWDAHWAALTAMEYLQTGARILHTDFIAALHSVAVK, from the coding sequence ATGAAAATCAATTTAGCAAAAACTGCATTAATTTGCGTCGATATGCAAGCAGGAGTTTTCACAGGTGAAGGAAACTTACCACATGTTGGAACTGCTGAAGTTCTCCCCAAAGCGAAAAAAGTTTTAGCAGCAGCGCGAGAAGCAAAACTACCAATCATTCACTTTCAAGAAGTCCATCGTAAAGAGATGGTAGATTTTGGTAGAGAATTAGATGGTGCTGAACCTGTGCATTGTTTAGAAACTTGGGCTAGCACCAACTACTATTGGGAACTCGCACCAATTGATGGCGAGTTTGCTATTGCTAAAAGACGTTACAGTTGCTTTTTTGGTACAGATTTAGAAATTCTTTTGCGTGGGTTGAAAGTTGATACTGTTGTGCTAATGGGAACAATGACAAATGTATGCGTTCATTACACCGCAGTTGATGCGCACCAACGCGACTACCACTTTCATGTTATAGAAGATTGCTGCGCTGGTTCCGATTGGGATGCACACTGGGCGGCTTTAACAGCAATGGAATATTTACAAACAGGCGCGCGTATTCTCCACACTGATTTTATTGCCGCTTTGCATTCCGTCGCCGTTAAGTAG